TCTGTCTTTATTCAGATTTATTGAAGTGTCCGCTGGCCATATATTCATTGACGACCTCGATATATCGAAGATAGGTCTCACTGACCTAAGAAGCGCGTTAAACATCATCCCACGTATGATATACCACCTTCCTTTCCCTGGGAATTTCATTAATGTACTTTCATTGTCTTATAGAAGACTCTACTATACTTAGCGGAACTCTACGCTCGACGCTAGATATCTTTGGGTTACACACAGATGCAGAAATTGTAACGTTACTTTAAATTCGTGCTTCTCGGCACGGGGAACTAAATCTGTACCTACCAGTATGACGCCCTTCGCAGAGTACACCTCATTCCTTCATCGAGCAATGTACTCGAGTCAGGACATAATCCGTCTAACAAATTCACCAATCTGGACGCCAACGTTTCGGAATCAGGGGATAATTTCTCTATGGGGTGTGTATTACCTCCATTGCCTGTAATGTATCCTGTCACACTTAAGCCACCTTTCAACAGAGAAAAGCAACTCATTTGCATGGCTCGAGCGTTGTTGAAAAGGGCGAAGATACTTGTTATGGATGAAGTACGTAGAGCACCTTCTTTCTGCTTAAATAATGGTGGCTTAATGATACTTTTTGTCCATCAGGCCACTGCAAGGTAAACATAATACATAACCTTTCTGTTCCAAAATTTACACCGAAAAATAGTGTCGATTATGCAACTGACGAGCACATCGCAAAAGTGATAAGCGAGTAAGCACACTGCCTTATTTTTGGCCTGACCTTCGCTGAATTTTTATTAAGAGAGTTCGCAGAAACGACAATTATAACAATTGCCCATCGTATTCGGACAGTAATAGACTATGACAGGGTATGTATACAAATTTCATTATCGTAAAATTCTGATATACTCATCCATTTACCAGGTAATGGTACTCGATGAAGGTAGAGTGATCGAGTATGACAGGTACCGTAAATCAGTATAGTAGATTATCGCCCTTCTCCTGATCTTCCTTCCCTTCGTAGCCCCGCCTCACTCCTACAGAACTCGCGATCCATTTTCTATCATCTGTGCAAATCTACAGGTCCGGAAGAGTTTGAGGTCCTGAAGCTTTTGGCTGGCGTCAAACGCACAGAAAAGAGAGAACAAACTCCAATTGAAACGTTATAATACTAATCATCCAAATACTTCCAGTCCTGTTTTTTACACcactatttttatcaatatTATAATAATATAATGTTGCACTCGTTTACAGTAGAACCTTAATGGGCGGCTTGATAGCAGAGCATTACAGCCCGTAATCATAAATTTGCTTTTTCTGAGCGTCGATAACCTCCCATTGAAGGAGAAGATTGATTCTGCCGTATGCTGGCACACCGCAAACCCAATTAAGTTTTCCATCCTTTCCCAGAGCGGACACATCGGATCCTGGATTTTCGACACCACACCATTGAGCAATGATGTCAGGAGACACCGTCACTATGGTCTTCGCTTTGGTGGCAGAGCTAGCAGGAGAAAGGGAGGGAGGTGTAAGCCCTGGGTTGATGAGATTAACGATGAGGTCGGCATCCTGTGAGACGGGAATCCTGTCTATGATCTTTACCCCGTCAATAGGGACAGATTTAGAGTTATGCACAGAAATACGTTGTGAATACGCATATTTGAGGGATTTGTTGTAAAATCCAGTTTGAGAAGCGACCTTCTCTTGGGGATGGTATGTTACCCGAATTGATGGGTCAACGCTGTAGTCACAAGGTATTAAGTCGTTGAAGGACAATGAGTTAAATAAAATACTCTTACCCTAGAGGACAGGTAAAGACCTCTCCAGGACTGACCCCTGGGATTTCAGAACGGGAGATAAAACTTTGATCGACATAAACATTGCTGGGCCCGCTTAAAAAGGTATATTCAGACGAGTTTGTTATGAGTGCCTGCGAATGTTGAGTCGGCTGCATGATGTGAATCACGGATGGCGCATACCTCTAGGTGCACCTGAGTGTCGCGTTGAGGGATGCATACCCATGAAATTTTGGCGTTTAGTTGGAGGACTGCAATGGTTACATTGTGGTCTTCTTCGTCACTTGGGATGGTGGTTAGACCTGGAACGCGGAATGTGGCGTTGACGTTTCCTCGCGAGGTTACCTCTGACACCTCATCTGGGTCAAagtcctcatcatcctccgAACGGATAATCTTCCGGTGTCTTTTTGCACCTCCTCGACCTAGACCTCTTCCACTATAAATGGCCCGTTCTTGATAGCTGATATTCCAGAGCGCAAGTTGAGGAAGTTCAAGGCCAAATGTCGGGGATGCAGTCTCTAAAGTGATCGGAGCATCTTCCCATGCCTGAGATATCGTGTCAATGGCTGTTTTAATCCATTACTCAAACAACTGCACTACGGAACAAACGTACCTCTCCGGTTGACTGGTTTATGGCAGCCTTGTACAGAACATGAACAGGAGCGCCCGTCGTCTGCATGTCGACTCGAATATCGTATCCAGCTTCCCATCTAGAATGAGATACAGCTATACACAACAGTCTACAGTTCGATATCCCTGTGCGGCGAGAACAAAATAGGAAGACTTACCATAAATAACTATAATCTCCAGGTCAGCAGGATGGTTTGCAACGAGGCCCATAACAACCTTCGTACGCAGTTTCTTATTTTCTCCGCTTTTTTCTAGTCGGTCTGACTCTTCCGTGATCTGTGTCTCCAGAGTCTCGAATTCACGCTTGAGTTGAATGATCTTGTCGTCCCATTTCTCTTCAGTAGTGTCGTAGATTTCCATAGCCTCGCCAAGTTTGGAAATATCGAGATGCTCAATTGAGATGTTTCCCATGTACTTATTAATGGCTTGCAGAGCCCTGTTACAGCGCTCTAATGCGTTTTTTGCCCGTTCCTTTTTTACATTCAACTCTTCGAGTAAGGGAGACGATGTGTCGGGGTCTTTCATCTCGGCCTTGAAGGAGGTTACTCCTTGAATGATAGCAGAGCCTCGACCCTCTACTCTGTAGATAAACTCCGATATGAGATATATTATGCTTTGATGTCCTTAAACCAACCTCAGTGACTCGTGGTCGACAACATTGGGTAAATGTAGCAATGTCAATTTTGTTTGGCCAGCCGCAACAGAAACCTTGTATGATCGAGTGATTTGTGCACGAGAGGTATAAAGGTTGATGTTGGTAATCTTGCTATCAGTGATTGAGCTGAGCGAAATATAGTTTACGACGGAGAAGTCTGTGGCTGTGGACATTGGGGACGGGGCAATGTTGAAGGTGGTGGCGGTATGAGGAAAAGATGTTGGAGGAAGTTTCATCAGATGGGGGATGTTTTATAGAATGGATTACATACTCGGCTCCGACTGTGCGAAGCTGAGTGTGAAGCTGATGGGCCTAGAGTGACTCGTATATTATGGCGCGTGTCAGGGGTGGCGACACGGTTGCCTTTGAGTCACGTGCGTCTTCCAGAAGATCACATGAACCGTGCAAAGACGCGACCCACCGAGCGCGTCTACGTCGTTTCTCGTTATCTTATAAAAGGAATCCCAGAAATAACGTACAACATCCGACATCTGTAGAATACGCTAAGTTTTCCAGTACCATTATACTTTCAAAGATATGACACACCTAACAACAGTCCTGCCTTGAAGCAAAGAAATCATGGGGATTCCACATATGAGTCGCCTAAAATGCAAAGTTCTTTAACTTCTGACCGTTATGTTTTAAATCAAGCCATATGGTATGGATTTTGCTTGGTAGCGGCAACACTATAAATTACATTTGCAGAACTGTATTGCTGAAATTTTCGCTAATCCAGCTTAAATCCAACGTTGACGCATGCGAACGGGCGAAACGATCTTGGTCAGAATATTTTTGTGTGCTTAGTTCGAAGTAGCATAGCGACAAACTTTATAGAGAGGTCTCCGGCATTCAACATGCATGTTGGGAAGAAAGGGTAATTATACTTTTTAAAACTCAGTGCGACATAATATGACCGCCCCTAAACTGAATCAATGTCCGCTTCAACATCTTTAGACTCGTTCAAGACTCACGATTCGGCGATGGAAAGTGTGGCACAAAGTTTAACCAATCCTAGGCGCCTGCAACACGGACCTTGTGTCTGCCATACATCTCAGGTTATCAGATATACCTTCAAGGCTCCTCAATAATTCGCCTAGGTTTCATTGGTTTTGTTTTTCACACCCTCCCGTCGTCTGAGTCGTTCAAATCGACACACTCTACGGCTACGCTATGTGGCTATTTAGCAACATACTGGAATTATACCACAGACATTGACATTTCTCTACACGCTTGTGTATGGAGAATCCATGTTTAATATTTCATGATTCACGGAATACATCTATTCGATACAGCAATTCTTGGGTCAACACTTTAACTTGTATTCAACACGCAACACTCAAACTATCCAAATTTCAGTAAGTGATcaaatccaatttcttgTCAAACTTACTTCTTTCGAAGTACCAGACCTGGTTCTGGCCCTGCCAGCGACCCCAGATAGCAATGGGAGTACCGGGTGTGGGATCACCATGGTTCGTCAGGTCAACGTTGTGCCAGGAGTCGGGAACCTTGATACTGCACACGTAAAAGGAAAAGGATGTAAAGTCAATATCTCTCAGGTACAGTTCATAATTTTCACCTACCGGATACCattctcatcttcatcatccctGACGAGTTCCCAGGAGTAGTGGTCTTCGGAACCAACGAGGCGCACGTCGTCGTTGGGACCAGCACCTCCGAGGCTCAAATATAGGCCGTTGCCGACGTTCTTGATGTGCCAGCGCCCGTCAACCTCGATGGTCTCCCACTGGACACGACGAATCAATTACAATCCCATAAAATAAAAGTAGGTGGTCATACCTGTTGGTTTGTTCCGTCGTGACGCTCCCAGCCAATGACTGCATGTAGCCAAGGTATGAATTAGTCGTTAATTCTTGCGTGCGACCTGAACTTAGATAAAGAGGTACGTACTACTATGGTTGTCGGTACCCGAGAGGTCGATGACAGTCCCTGCTTTCTTGTTTACAATAACGTAACGCGCCTCGGATTCAACGTTTACGGACATCTTGGGTTGTTGGAGTGGACTGGGGAGGTAGCTTACATGTGCTCTGCGCTTTTATACGTCGTCCATCATCCTTCGACTCCTTTCGACGACCTTCCATTGTGCTTAGAACTCCATCTAATCAAACCAAGAGTTTGGACACTTGGCTGGTTGATTATCGATCTCGAGTGTTCGATTAACCTCAGGAATCATCAAAGGGACCTTTCAAGAGTACCCTATTTTATCGAATCCAACGAACACGAGGTCATAATATTCCCCCGTCAACACTCCCGCTCCGTCAGACATGGATAAAGGTCTCACGGAATTggcagaagaagacatgaaatTGCGAACGGCACTCGGCCAAGCAAATGGAAAGCGAGTAATCTCCAAGGATTGGTGTCACAAGTGTGAGTAGCCAAGTTCTTCTAATCATGACAACGCTATGATGTACACGATAACCAGAGTATATTCGACTTTTTCCAGGAAGTAAAAGTTGATTATGGGCAATCCTAACCTTGACAAAAAGGTTAGCAGGTTAGTCTTAAGGACGGATCTCATCACATGTGTCTATCGAAGATCTTTCAAGTCACGAATAAACCCACGCATAACTTCATCAAGATTAGATTGCATCCCGGCAGGTTGGACAAAAATCTGCTCGAAGGCAACTGACACACAAGGATCGCGGAGAAAGACGCAATCGCCGCTTGATCATTTCACAGACTTTCTTGACACACGACATTCTCTCGAGCTTCGACGCGGAGTAATGCATAATTAACGAGACATAAGGACTAAAGATGGTGAGAGAGTGCACGACTTTAGCAGTGTGCAAAGGGCCATTGGGCAGCAAAGGGAAGAAATGAACTTGGGGATCAGGATCTTCGAGCGATTAATTAATTCGTCTTTCGACTACGCAATGCTCGGGGCCAAAGCTAAGCAAGAGAACCTCAAGTCGCCTCCTTTCTCCCTTTCGATCTCCATCAACCTTCCCAGTCCTTTGTTTAGGGCGGCCTCACTCAGGACATCCTCGTCATTAGCTAGGGCACCCCTATCCAAAGGACCTTTCCTTACTCCTTCCAGTTCCCAAAGATGTCCGTCTTTAGCTTTTACAAAGGCAACGAAATGATGTCCCTGACGGTGCGCCTCTTCTGCATCCGCAGGAGGGATGGTGTCGCCCAGTTTAGCGGCGGCTTCATGAGCAGCCTCAAGAACGTCAGATTCTTCGAGCACAGCAGCACGTTCCTTCATTTTGAGGGGTATCGCTTTGTGCAATATCCTTTCAAACTCGCTTCCTGGGATAATCTTTTTTCTTGCCTCCGGGCTGTTGAGAACACAGTGAATGAGTCCATAGGATCCACACGCGTTGTGGATAGTTTGTTTGAACCAGATGACAGGCTCGGATTCTCCTGAACCGGTATATTCACCCTTGGCCCCATCTTCTCTCTCCCTAGTTTCCTTCCAGGTTGGAGTTAAAGGTATTATAACAAGCAACGCAAGCGCTGGTCGAGGAATGAGTGACAACAGTTCTGGGTCAGAAATCGAATAGACGTCGTGGAATGCGAGTTCCTTCGAAAGACCTAGGTCGTACGCAAGAGGATTGACAGCCTCAGGGTTATTCTctaatat
This portion of the Psilocybe cubensis strain MGC-MH-2018 chromosome 12, whole genome shotgun sequence genome encodes:
- a CDS encoding Ubiquitin carboxyl-terminal hydrolase isozyme L3; the encoded protein is MKTFTILGMCNTRFPDYEFNQKILENNPEAVNPLAYDLGLSKELAFHDVYSISDPELLSLIPRPALALLVIIPLTPTWKETREREDGAKGEYTGSGESEPVIWFKQTIHNACGSYGLIHCVLNSPEARKKIIPGSEFERILHKAIPLKMKERAAVLEESDVLEAAHEAAAKLGDTIPPADAEEAHRQGHHFVAFVKAKDGHLWELEGVRKGPLDRGALANDEDVLSEAALNKGLGRLMEIEREKGGDLRFSCLALAPSIA
- a CDS encoding Protein F37C4.5, whose amino-acid sequence is MSTATDFSVVNYISLSSITDSKITNINLYTSRAQITRSYKVSVAAGQTKLTLLHLPNVVDHESLRVEGRGSAIIQGVTSFKAEMKDPDTSSPLLEELNVKKERAKNALERCNRALQAINKYMGNISIEHLDISKLGEAMEIYDTTEEKWDDKIIQLKREFETLETQITEESDRLEKSGENKKLRTKVVMGLVANHPADLEIIVIYAVSHSRWEAGYDIRVDMQTTGAPVHVLYKAAINQSTGEAWEDAPITLETASPTFGLELPQLALWNISYQERAIYSGRGLGRGGAKRHRKIIRSEDDEDFDPDEVSEVTSRGNVNATFRVPGLTTIPSDEEDHNVTIAVLQLNAKISWVCIPQRDTQVHLEALITNSSEYTFLSGPSNVYVDQSFISRSEIPGVSPGEVFTCPLGVDPSIRVTYHPQEKVASQTGFYNKSLKYAYSQRISVHNSKSVPIDGVKIIDRIPVSQDADLIVNLINPGLTPPSLSPASSATKAKTIVTVSPDIIAQWCGVENPGSDVSALGKDGKLNWVCGVPAYGRINLLLQWEVIDAQKKQIYDYGL